Proteins encoded by one window of Tunturibacter psychrotolerans:
- a CDS encoding efflux RND transporter periplasmic adaptor subunit, translating into MPVRTARAVLEDVPLEIAAVGNVEAIERVEVKSRIGGQIRRVVFTEGQQVTKGQLLFTVDRDTLYRQQAQQQAELDRDASMEQQAEAVAARDAASEKQRRSEAETAKKLGDLGVLSGQSVSQAVSTSDSASAGLHADKAAMAAAAGAVKADHARLAQTQLLLNFADVVAPISGRAGAAMVKAGNVVRENDTTLVTLLQLAPIHVTFGIPEQALVDVQRLSAQGPLEVEAGTSTGAMAKGRLDFIDNEVDAATGTIRIKASFANADGALWPGEFANVRLRLRVENGKLVVPESAVQQGIDGRYAWRVKANLATMVPVTVERSYKQQAPNGSVTSLAVLGGGGLQPDDAVVTEGQLRLTPGARVTTIGDRR; encoded by the coding sequence GTGCCAGTACGTACGGCGCGGGCTGTGCTTGAAGATGTACCCCTTGAAATCGCAGCCGTTGGGAACGTGGAGGCAATCGAGAGGGTGGAGGTGAAGTCGCGTATCGGCGGCCAGATTAGGAGGGTTGTCTTCACCGAAGGACAGCAGGTCACGAAGGGACAGCTTCTGTTCACAGTCGATCGCGACACGCTCTATCGTCAGCAGGCGCAGCAGCAGGCGGAGTTGGATCGTGACGCGTCGATGGAGCAGCAGGCGGAAGCGGTGGCGGCGCGGGATGCGGCTTCAGAGAAGCAGCGCAGGTCCGAGGCAGAAACTGCGAAGAAGCTGGGCGACCTAGGCGTCCTCTCGGGCCAGAGTGTCAGTCAGGCTGTTTCGACAAGCGATTCGGCGAGCGCGGGTCTGCACGCAGACAAGGCGGCGATGGCGGCCGCAGCGGGTGCCGTCAAGGCTGATCACGCGCGGCTGGCCCAGACTCAGTTGCTGTTGAACTTTGCCGATGTGGTGGCGCCGATCTCCGGCCGTGCTGGTGCCGCGATGGTAAAGGCTGGCAACGTAGTCCGGGAGAACGACACAACGCTGGTGACGCTCCTGCAGCTTGCCCCGATTCACGTGACGTTTGGGATTCCAGAGCAGGCACTGGTAGATGTCCAACGCTTGAGCGCGCAGGGACCGCTCGAGGTGGAAGCGGGTACGAGTACGGGGGCAATGGCGAAGGGTCGTCTCGACTTTATCGACAACGAAGTGGATGCGGCAACCGGGACAATTCGGATCAAAGCGAGCTTCGCGAACGCCGACGGTGCGTTGTGGCCCGGGGAGTTCGCAAACGTGCGGCTGCGGCTTCGAGTTGAGAACGGAAAACTTGTCGTGCCGGAGTCGGCGGTGCAGCAGGGTATCGATGGACGATATGCGTGGCGAGTGAAGGCGAACCTCGCGACGATGGTGCCCGTAACGGTAGAACGAAGCTACAAGCAGCAGGCGCCAAACGGGAGTGTAACCTCACTTGCCGTGCTGGGAGGCGGCGGTCTGCAACCAGACGACGCGGTCGTAACGGAAGGCCAACTTCGTCTCACGCCGGGCGCACGAGTAACCACGATTGGAGACAGACGATGA